From Candidatus Nitrosotenuis cloacae, a single genomic window includes:
- the fsa gene encoding fructose-6-phosphate aldolase: MKIFLDTANLQSIRMYNDMGLLDGITTNPSLLAKEGGDPQKAMEEITKIIKGDVSLEVVATDYSGMMEEGHKLKKYGQNVVIKVPMTADGLKACKSFSQEGIPVNVTLVFSPNQALLAAKAGAKYVSPFIGRLDDIGQDGMSLIAEIKEIFSNYDFKTQILVASVRHPMHVVDAAKIGADVVTLPPDVLGKMLKHPLTDIGLKNFLADWEKLQQSNKS; the protein is encoded by the coding sequence ATGAAGATCTTCTTAGACACTGCAAATTTGCAATCAATTAGAATGTACAACGACATGGGGCTGCTTGACGGAATCACGACAAACCCATCGCTGCTAGCAAAGGAGGGCGGGGATCCCCAAAAGGCAATGGAGGAGATTACAAAAATCATTAAAGGCGACGTAAGCCTCGAGGTCGTCGCCACGGATTATTCCGGAATGATGGAGGAGGGTCACAAGCTCAAAAAATACGGGCAGAACGTCGTCATCAAAGTTCCAATGACTGCAGACGGGCTAAAGGCATGCAAGAGCTTCTCACAGGAAGGAATTCCAGTAAATGTCACACTTGTGTTTTCTCCAAATCAGGCGCTCCTTGCCGCAAAGGCGGGGGCAAAATATGTCAGCCCGTTTATCGGGAGATTGGACGACATAGGCCAAGACGGCATGAGCCTCATTGCTGAGATAAAAGAAATATTCTCAAATTACGACTTCAAAACTCAGATTCTTGTCGCAAGCGTCAGACACCCGATGCATGTAGTCGACGCAGCAAAGATCGGCGCTGATGTAGTCACGCTTCCGCCAGACGTGCTAGGAAAGATGCTCAAACACCCGCTTACCGACATTGGACT